GGAGGTGCCCTTCGACCGGGAGCAGGAGCCGTCGGCGGACGACGTGCTCCTGCGCCGCGCCCTGGAGGTCGCCGTCCTGTGCAACAACGCCAGCCTCGGCGCCGAGGACGGGAGCGTGGGGGACCCCACGGAGGTGGCACTCCTCGAGGCCGCAGCCCGCCTGGACCTGGACCGGGACGACCTCCTGGGGCGCTGGCCCGAGGTCCGGGAGGTGGCCTTCGACGCCGAGACCAAGAGGATGGCGACCGTCCACCGGAAGGGCGATGAGGTGCGCACCGCGGTCAAGGGCGCGCCGGAGGCGATCCTGAAGCTGTGCTCCCGGGCGGCCGGGGGCGAGGGGGACGACCCCGCGGGCTGGTCCGAGGAGGAGCGCCGCCAGTGGGAGCAGAAGAACCGGGAGCTGGCCGGCCGGGGCCTGCGGGTGCTGGCCCTGGCCGAGAAGCGGGGCGGCCCGGAAGACGGCGATCCCTACGGGGACCTCACCTTCCTGGGCCTGGTGAGCCTGATGGACCCGCCCCGGGAGGACGTCAAGGAGGTGCTCGCCGGGTGCCGTGACGCGGGCATCCGCATCATCATGGTCACCGGGGACCAGCGGGACACGGCGGTGGGCGTGGCCGAGGCGGTGGCCCTCACCGGCGGGGAGGAGATCATTGCGCTCCAGGGGGAGGAGCTCGCGTCCCCGGAGGAGCGCTCGGCCCAGGACAAGGAGCGGCTCGTGCGGGCCTCGGTCTTCGCCCGGGTGAGCCCCGAGCAGAAGCTCGAGCTGGTGCGCCTGCACCAGGAGCGGGGCTCCGTGGTGGCCATGACCGGCGACGGCGTGAACGACGCGCCGGCCCTGAAGAAGGCCGACATCGGGGTGGCCATGGGAGAGCGCGGCACCCAGGTGGCCCGGGAGGCTGCCGACATGGTCCTCACCGACGACCGCCTGGCCACCGTGGCCGTGGCCGTGGAGTACGGCCGGGTGGTCTTCGAGAACATCCGCAAGTTCATCGTCTTCCTGCTCTCGGGCAACGTGAGCGAGGTGCTCGTCCTCACCGCCGCCGGCCTGGTCGGCGCACCGCTCCCCCTCCTGCCCCTCCAGATCCTCTACGTGAACCTGATCGGCGACGTCTTCCCCGCCCTCGCCCTCGGGGTCGGCCCGGAACCCCCGGGCGTCATGCGCC
The Thermodesulfobacteriota bacterium genome window above contains:
- a CDS encoding HAD-IC family P-type ATPase translates to EVPFDREQEPSADDVLLRRALEVAVLCNNASLGAEDGSVGDPTEVALLEAAARLDLDRDDLLGRWPEVREVAFDAETKRMATVHRKGDEVRTAVKGAPEAILKLCSRAAGGEGDDPAGWSEEERRQWEQKNRELAGRGLRVLALAEKRGGPEDGDPYGDLTFLGLVSLMDPPREDVKEVLAGCRDAGIRIIMVTGDQRDTAVGVAEAVALTGGEEIIALQGEELASPEERSAQDKERLVRASVFARVSPEQKLELVRLHQERGSVVAMTGDGVNDAPALKKADIGVAMGERGTQVAREAADMVLTDDRLATVAVAVEYGRVVFENIRKFIVFLLSGNVSEVLVLTAAGLVGAPLPLLPLQILYVNLIGDVFPALALGVGPEPPGVMRRPPRRREEPILTRSHWVAVGGYSLILSAAILAAFAAALLVLDLDAAGAVTVSFLTLIFARLLHVFNVRDRDSPVFRNEITGNPYVWGALAICVALALFAVYVPWLAQVLGLRPLGASSWGLVLGASGAALLVGQCATPFLAPARTGRTAGRWAPKARAGENR